In Plasmodium gaboni strain SY75 chromosome 14, whole genome shotgun sequence, one genomic interval encodes:
- a CDS encoding putative YL1 nuclear protein, with protein sequence MTKKRGNGGKSISFVLENETNNISYDKINEEQDETEEESEMNVEESSENEFLQNVSEENESGDNQTGENDSEEEDSEEDEDYELKNYGIALELPQRKNRGKNMKKLIGEDLEKDEQFWNDSIWEEEEIDEEYVNSEGEDEYIDITDSDFDDDEDIDEDEEDEVEDDEQNKHGAGRRPIEYEERQNNKKKSFAYIEKLKKEKQNKIMKYHLMKQKQNELKKNKELIPNKLKKSEEDVTEEQKEQVIKTKEQLKEERRLKKKKKLEQAYLYLNRSTRDTTRRKTEYMEKVFEMRKIKKENRFKKFGARRREKKSMQREMTREERLEEAKITEQYNIQSLLQLQAWEEEKKKYVENKKIMHYKPQNVFISFKYSKDKTIPTNEKLTYPQDLYDYYTYNENTTINNDIMNQVKKEINVNIINNNQTVKVEHELYNNHKENINNQKKNSTLSLNIPPQIILDNKEHQSNYDEKEILSNQNSNDNTKDEKKKDELILNPMNLENLDQCEDLNIQYLNQIDDINFDNLNKNKNNIINSTSNNEKIYDDNKNNSNVLNQEINRKTALTIPDYEEKQYYIVTNENELNIYSNFNDQKDEIKEFKNKKQKICAITNLEGKYFDPLTQQYYNNAQAFKTLRLYYHQISYNNLNKDICLTVKHFKNKLTEIEQYINSNNNYNTCNDMPCNNNVKH encoded by the coding sequence atgacaaaaaaaagaggaAATGGAGGAAAAAGCATAAGTTTTGTTCTAGAAAATGAAACGAATAATATTAGTtatgataaaattaatGAAGAACAAGATGAAACTGAAGAAGAATCTGAAATGAACGTAGAGGAGTCAAGTGAGAATGAGTTTCTTCAAAATGTATCGGAAGAGAACGAATCGGGTGATAACCAAACAGGTGAGAATGATTCTGAGGAAGAAGACTCAGAAGAAGATGAAGATTATGAACTAAAAAATTATGGTATAGCGCTCGAGTTACCTCAACGAAAAAATCGAGGTaagaatatgaaaaaaCTAATCGGAGAAGACTTAGAAAAAGATGAACAATTTTGGAATGATAGCATATGGGAGGAAGAAGAAATAGATGAAGAATATGTTAATTCAGAAGGAGAAGATGaatatattgatattaCAGACTCAGATTttgatgatgatgaagataTTGATGAAGACGAAGAAGATGAAGTTGAAGATGACGAACAGAATAAACATGGCGCTGGTAGACGTCCTATTGAATATGAAGAAAGgcaaaataataaaaaaaaaagttttgcatatatagaaaaattaaaaaaagaaaaacaaaacaaaataatgaaatacCATTTAATgaaacaaaaacaaaatgaactaaaaaaaaataaggaaCTAATTCctaataaattaaaaaaatcGGAAGAGGATGTTACAGAAGAACAAAAAGAACaagtaataaaaacaaaagaacaattaaaagaagaaagaagattaaagaaaaaaaaaaaattagaacAAGCTTATTTATACCTAAATAGATCTACGAGAGATACAACAAGAAGGAAAACGGAATATATGGAAAAAGTTTTTGAAAtgagaaaaataaaaaaagaaaatcgttttaaaaaatttggTGCAAGAagaagagaaaaaaaaagtatgCAAAGAGAAATGACAAGAGAAGAAAGATTAGAAGAGGCAAAAATTACAgaacaatataatattcaatCTTTATTACAATTACAAGCATGggaagaagaaaaaaaaaaatatgtagaaaataaaaaaataatgcATTATAAACCACaaaatgtatttattaGTTTTAAATATTCCAAAGATAAAACAATTCCGACGaatgaaaaattaacaTATCCTCAAgatttatatgattattacacatataatgaaaatacaacaataaataatgatataatgaatcaagtaaaaaaagaaataaatgttaatataattaataacAACCAAACAGTAAAGGTTGAAcatgaattatataataatcataaagaaaacataaataatcaaaaaaaaaattctaCTTTATCATTGAACATTCCCCCCCAAATAATTTTAGATAATAAAGAACATCAAAGTAATTATGATGAGAAAGAAATTTTGTCAAATCAAAATTCTAATGATAATAcaaaagatgaaaaaaaaaaagacgAACTTATCTTAAATCCAATGAACTTGGAGAATTTAGACCAATGTGAAgatttaaatatacaatatCTAAATCAAATAGATGATATtaattttgataatttaaataaaaataaaaataatataataaattctacttcaaataatgaaaaaatttatgatgataataaaaataattcaaatgTATTAAATCAAGAAATAAACAGAAAGACAGCTTTAACTATTCCAGATTATGAAGAGaaacaatattatattgtgACCAATGAAAATGAGCTAAATATTTATAGTAATTTTAATGATCAAAAAgatgaaataaaagaatttaaaaataaaaaacaaaaaatttgTGCTATAACCAATTTGGAAGGTAAATATTTTGACCCCTTAACACAACAATATTACAATAATGCACAGGCATTTAAAACCTTAcgtttatattatcatcaaaTATCATAcaataatttaaataagGATATATGTCTAACAGTCAAACatttcaaaaataaattaacaGAAATAGAACAATACAtaaatagtaataataattataatacTTGTAATGATATGCcttgtaataataatgttaaacattaa